Genomic segment of Vanacampus margaritifer isolate UIUO_Vmar chromosome 13, RoL_Vmar_1.0, whole genome shotgun sequence:
TTAAAGACTCTTCCTAACAGAGGTATAGGTTTAACAAGACTCTAAATGGGTCCAgtttaaaatgggaaaagtcTGATCAGATTCCCTTATCATTGGTAAATTATAGGGCGGAAACTATGACAACTATGCCATTCAGTAGCCTATGTGTTTATTGGCAAACAAAGGTCCAGAAACAGTTACACACATACAGTCTAACTAGTTTATTATTGGATGCGTCCCTGTGTTTCATCCTTGTGTATTGACAGGACCCCCGATACCAGCTTCCGTGGAAGTCTCTGTGGTGATGATTGTCGACCAAGCTGTACTGTCTGTGTCCTGGGAATTAAATCAGGAAGTCTATGGCAACGTAGAGTACTATGTGATGAGTGATCAGAACCTCACATGTAACACCACATCCAGCCCCTGCAACCTCTCACCAGTGGGCTGTGGAGAGTCGCATACTATCCAGGTTATATCCTCCAATGAGGCAGGGCCCGGCTACCCTTCAATTCCTGTTGAGTTCATTACCtgtgagtatgaaaactttgattTCCACAGGACCTTTTCTCAACCCTTGTCACCTAGAACCACAAAGATATCTTGTATAAATGCTAAGAGACAAATGCtaacacaaaaatgttcaatattgttcctttttttttaaacgatgtGTAATTGTCATCTGTCCCTCTCAGTCCCTTGCCCACCCAGCTCTTTAGCCTTGGTGGAGTCAATGAAAGGAAACTGCACTCTGTCCTGGGATATGGAACCCTATGCAGATAACTACAGGGCCTACGTCAAGAAAGGTGACGGCGGTGAGGTAACATGCAATACTACCGGCAACAACTGCACCTACCACTGCCAATGTGGCTACATGTTCCATATGTATGTGTTCGCCTACAACTATGCTGGTTCCAGTCCTCCAGGACCTGAACTCAACTATACCACATGCAAGTCACATCTCATGCACGACAAGTCTGTTCCTCTTTCTATTAACCTGATTTGTCTGTGTTAACTTGCGTGCAACATGCCTTTGTCAGTGCCCTGTTGTCCAGAGGGTGTGTCCGTCTCCCTGGTGAGCACGGAAACTCTGGAGATCACATGGACAGCATCTCGGGGAGCAGATCTGTATGAGACTCGAGCAGCAGATATTTCAGAAGTCATCCTGTGCAATGACACTGCACGGGTGTGCGCTCTCTCTGACCTGAGCTGTGACAGTGCCTACAGTGTGATCGTGACACCCTGCAACGACATGAGCGGCTGTAATCGTgcatgcaaagctcacaccaaAGATACAGGTAGACCACATATACATAATATGAATCAAATAATGAAGAATAATATGACACAGTaatcaatgaaaacaaatactaaaagtTAATGTACTATTACAATTTTCTGATTACTAGTGGTTATGTTTTGTTGGAACTCCTGCTATAAACTACACAtcctccaaaaaaataatattagagTTGATAGGGTAGATAAAAAGTAGGGGTGTCGTGCGatcaaattttaaaattgtaattaatcgcatgacttcaatagttaactcacgattaatcacacattttatttctcttctaaatgtaccgGTACAATAAAACgtatagtacaataaaaaaaaaaaattatggttagggttagggaaaATGTAGCACTTACTGGTCcttgtaaacaaaacacaataaacatgcatggattttttttttatttaatttgtatcACAGTTACATGATCAACTATtctattttataaaacaaaacattacagtACACAAAatagcaaacatttttaattccaaacataaaaaaataacataatttaTTATAAGATAAACAATATTATTCTGCACTGCAAAAATTAACTATCTAACCTAGACTTAAACTCTTATATCAAGCCATAAAGCCTTATTGATCTTGTTTTGAGAATAATATACTATGCAAGAGCAGAATTtctaaaattattaatattgttttaagattatttgtcttttatttcttaCGTAGTTTGTAAATCCTAAAATCTGTTAATTTTTATGCACAATAAGTGCCTCTGTTTTATGCCATAGTTATATGTTTTCAGAGAATTCTTAGCTGTAAAAACTTGTTTTAAGTCCTCCTCGTAACAAGTGATACACTGGTGACATTAGAGCTACTATCATGCATCATTGAGAAATTGATCAATGGAACAGGAATACTTCAGTTTTGAAAGCTATTTCTCCTTGTTCAGGCTGAGATCCACTTTGGGTTTCTCTCAGTAGACGTGGGTAAAATGGACAGTGGAGTGTTTGCATCTCTTTTGCCATGTTGTGAAATAATCAAGTCCATTCTATGTCAAATCACGGTGGTGCCAAAGCAAAGTTAATGCTGCAAGAGATTATCATGTGTTATTATTCATGAGTTGTGTTAATTTACCTGTGTAAATCAGCCAGTTTAACCTCACAAACCTGCTGTGGCACGTTtgatatgcacatttttaacccCCTACTCACCCCAGTAGCTACTCCTATAGTTGTTTCAATAAGAAAAATGAATTTGTTTCTGACCTAAATAATTGCAAAATTGGTAATGTTCTCCTTGAAAACGaaattgtctattttttttaatgttttgttggcTATTGAACAAATGACTGCCCTCGAGTGGATTATATATTACACATCTGGCTagttaagaaaaaacaaataaaacatcacTCTAATGATGTAGCAGTGATTATCAAACTTTTTACATCAACACCTCCAAAACTACTTTGCACTCCAAGTACCACCCTCATAATAGAGTCGCGTATTAGGCATAAGTAAGTGATCAGCAAAGATGAaccagtttatttattatttaaaagtatttttaatagtTGTTGTATGCAACTCTAACCTTATGTATAGTTTTAACATTATCATTGTGTTTaaagatacaaaaatacaaatctgtACTAAAAGATTGATTCACTTGAAATgcattgcacacaaaaaatacatgaaaattgTACCTAACAGTCCTAAAATAGTAAATACAACTGTATCGAACGCCCAAGGTAAACACAATTGAACTGTACTGAACAAACGTAATGTACTGAATTAAagactgcgattggctggcttgtgaggacaagcggttaagaaaataaatggatggataaattaaAGAAAGCTTAAGCCTCTGTAACATGATTCTTTATTTAGCACTAGAGGAAGCACGCGTACTAAAAGTGGTACATTTTAGAAAAGCCTCAAAAACTCAAGTATCACATGATACGTTTGTCATAATAGGGTTTAATAACATTTAACCATGCTTATCTATTTTGTTATCTATCATTCTAAATCTGTATCTATTACTTCTTCCTGGCCAGCCCCCTGCATGCCCATGTATATCAAGCTTGATCCCAAAAACTCTTCCTGTGTCAGTGTAAGCTGGACAGCAAACAATCGTGCTGCAAATTACAGCGTGAACGCAGTGGGAGAAGATGGCACACACACCTGCACCTCTTTAGGAAGTAGCTGTGACATCACAGATCTTCCCTGTGGATCCATCTATGATGTCACCGTCATTGCAATCAGTGCTGCTGGACAGAGTTTAACCAGCTATTCTGAAACACTAGAAACCGGTAAAGAATTCACGCTTTGTGACAGAATCAATGCTGCTCCAAACTGGCAATCAAACAGCTAAATTCTCTATATGCTGATTTGTCATTGATCACTGTACACATTTTCTTACCCCACAGAACCCTGTTGTCCAGCCAGTCCCACCGTGCACCAGGTCAATCAGGCGATGACCAATGTCTCATGGTCTCACGCTAAAGGTGCTTATACATTTCTGACCTCGTTGACATCACCGCGTGGTCATGCAAGCTGCCACACCGAGGACTTCCACTGCCTCATGGGATGCATCACCTGTGGCACAAACTACACAGTCACCATGAAGGCTTTCAGCCACAGTGGGCGCAGTGTCAACTGCACCTATCAGGGCTTCTCATCCAGTGAGTAATTCTGTTTCCGGACTGTTCATTCATCATGTATGACACAATGCAGTAGGAATAGACCAATTATCGTCTGGGCATTTCagacatattcagacaatttttactgtctgcgaagatTTTTTGAAACTGTTCacgaaccctgatgaaaaccTCAAATTAGCCgcattttcatttatggatttatttacatttccactttataaataCATATGCTGACACACTggggtgtttaaaaataaaaaatgcatatgatgaaattaagaaattatgctGAAAACTTTATCTCTAATAGAAAACTTTAGGAAacatttacttgcttagtttgcTGATGActctggaagctccctgcaattttagTTAGaacttttaaacaaagctgtcaattctttgtatgtttaagataaaaacagaaaaatatacatttttttgggtgtcaATTTTGATggtaatattttacttttactgaaaatgaatatcggcttgaaacattggttatcggtctccttgactactaataattggcatCTGTGTCGGACTTGAAagaaacatatcggtctattaCTACAATGCAAGTTCAAATGGAAGCTGTTGAATATATTCTGACTTTTGACAAAACACAGGGTAGTCACATGACTGACACatagagatgaacaaccattcacactcacattcacactcacattcacagctacaatacaggccaaaagtttggacacactttctcatgcaatgcattttcatgaatattttacattgtagattctcactgtaggcatcaaaactataaatgaacacatgtggagttatgtacttaaaaaaaggtgaaataattgaaaacatgttttatattctagtttcttcaaaatagtcgctctttgctctgatgatttttttgcacactcttggcattcgctcgatgagcttcaagagtagtcatctgaaatgtttttccaacagtattgaaggagttcccagaggtaaaACTGCCAAGAGTGTCTaaagcagtaatcagagcaaagggtggctatttggaagaaactagaatctaaaacatgttttcagtattttcacatatttttaaagtacataactccatGTGTTCGTTCTTACTTTTGATgctttcagtgagaatctacgatgtaaatagtcataaaactaaagaaaatgcattgtatGAGGTGAGtccaaacttttgacctgtactGCACATCAAATTTGTTGTCTTCAATTAtccaaacaaacatgtttttgaacAGATGGAAGCCAAGTGTACCTTGTGCCTAATGTACTGCATTATTGGCTGTGCAGCCTCTTCTGTGTTGTTGACAACGGCAGCATCTAGTtacttaaaagaaaaacaaacaacaacaacactctTAAACAACCACTTTTGTAGCCCAGGAGTCCAAACTTTTTTGAGggccacatacacaaaaaatggAAGGCCACAACAGCCACTTTAACATTAGTTGACTTTCATTTATTACAGATGCTGAAATTAATCAAGTAAggaattaacacaaaaaaaacggtcaTCGCCTAAACTTGAATATCTttagaaataattaaacaattctttttatttttcagatttaccaAGAAGATTTAATGTTCTAAGAGTCTACCAAATTTGACCTTCGAGATGCCATGGACTACAgaggaaaatacatttatagtTGAGGCATATTTTCGGCTGAAGTCTATCCACGCAAAGAACGGTTCGGATGTCCTGAATTTCCTGTCCACTCAATGATCTACAGATGGGTCAATAAATTCAGAACCTATGGGACTGTGCATAACCTCAATGGTAAAGACACCAATAGACAATCAAACTCTGGACGACCGAAATCATCAAGGACACCACACAACATTGCTGCAGTTAGAGACTCTGTCCGCAGCCCAAGCAAGTCTGTGCATCGGCGAAGTCAGGAGTTTTGGATCAACCGGGAGTCTGTGCTGAGAATTTGTCCGTTAGTGTCTTTACCATTGAGAATATGCACAGTCCTATGGGTTCTGAATTTGTTGAACCATCTGTAGATCATTGAATGGACAGGAAATTCACTACATCTGAACCGTTCTTTGAATTGCAATTGAGCTGCATGGATGGACTTCAGCCGAAAatatgccatccatccatcatctaggGCTAATCCGGGGTCGtgtcacgggggcagcagctttagcagggaagcccagacttccttctctccagccacttcaaccagctcctccagcgggatcccaaggcgttcccagaccagtcgagagacatagtctctccagcgtatCCTGGGttatccccggggcctcctgccggtgggacTTGCCCGGAACACCGTTCccgggaggcgtccaggaggcatccggaccagatgcccgagccaccccAACTGGTTCttctcaatgcggaggagtaacgtctcgacactgagtccctcccggatggccgagcttctcaccctatctctaagggaaagACGAAAATATGCCTCAACTATAAATGTCTTTTCCTAAGTAGTCCATGGCATCTTGAAGGTCAAATTTGGTAGACTCTTagaatattaattattattggtAAATCtgaaaactaaaatgaattgattaattatttctaaagttattcaagtttaggtgatgaacgtttttttgtgtgtcaccctgtacattgttaatattttttgaataatgTAATAAACTGTTACATGATAGGCTTCTGTTAAAGTTGACAAGGCATATAGTTAAGGATTTTAGTCAAGATTTTGGGGTGACCCATGGGCCTGTATCGTACTGGACTAGATCCACCCCTGCACTGAAGATAGATGAatcccatctccacattcaaaaccaaaacaacCGCAAACTGTGGAACTTGAGGGTCATTAATGTGATAAGTTCACAAATTGGATCTTGACACATTTTACTTAATATTtaactacagtatatttattcaCCACATTGTTTTGAAGAgtaattgtattgttttagtcataatttttggaaattttttacagtatataaaccaATTTGTTGTGGCACCTACAGTaacataatgagggcgcaaattgtctcgctcttgttccatctctcctactgtatttgggctcacttggtttgttttgctctgcctgacactcttgcgcttcctttataatgcgcccccttgtgatctgatggatgaGCCGCaactttgtattagccgcaggatcgaatgcaagtgaaaaaagtagcagcttatagtccagaaataacagtatttttaattaattttttatttatttacattcattcTACTtctagctttttatttttttattgtcttttggGGCCGTGTCAAATACTATTTGTAGTATATGCCATGGCCACCTAAAAATGGATAGTGAGCCACAAATGGCCAAGTTGTATTTTGGACTCCACTGTTGTAACCACTGCATGGAGTGTTATGTTAATCATCAACCTTTTTCT
This window contains:
- the LOC144062884 gene encoding fibronectin type III domain-containing protein 7-like isoform X1; the protein is MSVYHQQCHKHNNDENIIVLYKRKNNLLCNKLVLPPLSVFTASVFAITSRSATLLWDAYPGATSYLITVSLEGSQDIVAFIQFGENTVMGTVNSLSPNNLYVFTVQPLDINHNPLDILTVQSFTAPRLMDPIQNIKPKDSQTLIFEFNLVTGATHYIVRIQNSDGFYREDTVYSSPAEITSLTPYTEYTLRIMAANSGGHNQPSPSVIGKTVLPPLQLYTSSPGNDSIVISWYPIDGAVQYTVAMYDVFSNATMKQNTTSTNLTLSGLEAGSLFMVMGYGWDAEGRKGEGSLYINQTTRPPIPASVEVSVVMIVDQAVLSVSWELNQEVYGNVEYYVMSDQNLTCNTTSSPCNLSPVGCGESHTIQVISSNEAGPGYPSIPVEFITFPCPPSSLALVESMKGNCTLSWDMEPYADNYRAYVKKGDGGEVTCNTTGNNCTYHCQCGYMFHMYVFAYNYAGSSPPGPELNYTTLPCCPEGVSVSLVSTETLEITWTASRGADLYETRAADISEVILCNDTARVCALSDLSCDSAYSVIVTPCNDMSGCNRACKAHTKDTAPCMPMYIKLDPKNSSCVSVSWTANNRAANYSVNAVGEDGTHTCTSLGSSCDITDLPCGSIYDVTVIAISAAGQSLTSYSETLETEPCCPASPTVHQVNQAMTNVSWSHAKGAYTFLTSLTSPRGHASCHTEDFHCLMGCITCGTNYTVTMKAFSHSGRSVNCTYQGFSSSACCPSGVRMYKMAGNALRLQWRTTGSSHRYIAEIMGSNNNYNCTTSAGENSCDIANVQCGDIYHVMVAPLTPDGSNVSFCAQRVYLVSCTGGDVGTVMYRGKRSVDQ